The genomic segment AAATGTCACCGTGTTCCACTTCAAAGCGGGCGTCTTTGTGTTTAGCTACTGGGGTATGAAAACCGTCACTCTGACTGCATGTCAGATGCCATCAGCGGCCCGCTATGCTACGCTGATTCAGTCTGAGAACGTCCCACACTCCGCCTAGAGACACCATCCTCTGCTACAGCGCACGTGCGTGACATCCAtgtgaaaacaaataaaaatggtgAAACAAAGCAACAAAAGGTTTCAGACCATGCCCGGCTCTTCTCTGCTTGGGGCTTGGCTAGCAGCTGCTCATACCTTTATGAAGtggttcctttcttttttttttaagggttTTTCAGGCCAATGGGAAGAGAGTGTCAAGAGGGTGACAGCAGCAAGCGGCGGGTTGGATCGTTAATCTTCCAGCTGTCTGCGGATAACGTGTGATGAAGCACCCGCCAATCAATCAATCTCGGGTGTAATCTCTCTGTGCCAGCgctcgtaaacacacacacacacaattcaatgTTATGCGTAGGCTTTTAACCCATGTTACTACACTACACCTAATCTGATGGGTTTCTGTACCATTGTATTACGTTATACTCGCGTGTGTTTTAGCAAAGAAGCAAAAAAATCCTAGCATGACAACCATTTTGCGAGTCCCAAACGGCGTTATCAAGAGgccttcaaccaatcagagcaatgaAACATGTTACTTTGCGTGTTCCGAGTTTAAACTCAACTTTTACCAAATCTTGTTGGAAGTACGGGAAACGTATCGACAAAACCCTAAAGCACAGTTGTTGGTTTGCACAATGTACCCTCTGTTTAGTTTAATATTGTTGCGATAGCAGAGTCAACAAATAATTCAACATCattggcagccatcttggttgttgaCTGCAGCGTTCTGCTCATCGTCGTATCAAACCCGCCAAAAAGTAGATcaacggttgtgattggcccgacCAGGGTTAGGGTGGCCTGAGCCAAAGTGGGCCGGACCATCAGCTAGAGAAAATACAATCTGAGCCCTCAGATTAGTCTGGTTCCCAGACTACGAAAGGTCTCAATCAATAAACAATATCCATTAGAAAAGGGATCACAAACTGATCATTAACTGCAGTACGCACATAAACAACACTCATCCATCACCACTAGCCCATACACAATTAACACCACCTAACCAGCCTTGATCTCCCATAATGCATTGCAGTGAGCCACATCTGAGGGGGCCCCCCTACAGATTCTGGTGCAACTCTGTCACAGCAACCTTCCTCcctgccccaccaccaccaccaccaccaccacagccaccagGAACCCCCCAGTCCACAGCCGACGCGCCCCCACTCCCCAACTCAGGCCTACTCTTCTGGGATCAATAGCGCAGAGGTGGGGCCGATAGGGGTTGTAATGAGCTCTGGACCTGTTACCACGGTGACCTTTAGCTGGTTTGGCCTCACGGGGGGCCATCCTCTGCCTTTGTAGGCAGGTGGGGAGCCAgggaacaccacacacacacacacacacacacacacacacacacacacacacacacacacacacacacacacacacacacacacacacacacacacacacacacacacacacacacacacacacacacacacacacacacgtgtctgaGCCCATGAAATGAATCTGCTCGTCGTACATGTTCAATAAGGCCAGGACAGATCCCACTAAACCACCATTTGTTTCCTTCAAATGCTGGCCTTCGGTTTGACTTGTAGCTTTTGCTTTTGGTTGCTTAAGTACCAAAATACTGACTTCAAAACTGGATCAAGGTATCTGAAAAGGTAGGCTACTCAGCTGCGGTTTCGATTGTAAATAGCTGCCTTCGGTGGTTGTTTTAATTTCATTTAGCAACAGTGCCAGTTGATGAATCCACGACTTTGGGAAAATGACCCCATGTGGTTTGCTGTGTACATCCAAAGCCTCATCCGGAACTAAACGATGGATGACTTTGGCCAAACGATCGAACATTATTTTTATCCAAACTACACTTTAGACATCTCTAATAATATGAAGTGACAGCCCGGTTTTACTCATTAGGCCCAAACATAGATTGCATTAGAAGAAATCAAGTTACAAATGGCTGCATCTCAATAATGAAATATGACAGCAGTCTGTGGCAGCAGAATCTCACCGTATCTCCTTTGGTTGGTGAAATTGAGTTATGTACGCAATTATCTTTGgattaaatatgaaaaaaacgCCAATAAACAAATCTGTATACAAGCCTAAGAATGGCCTCATATTAACTGTCAGATTGTATTAGAAGAAGGGTCATGGGATTATTAAATACACAGAACACTTCCACACATAAGAGATAGCTCACGACATGGCCGATTATGATATTTCATCATCACCTAACGAGATTAGTGTTAGAGCAGAGGTTCATCATGTGCGTCTGCTGTGTTTTGTTCTTGATTTCTTGTTACTAATCCTAAACACTCACAACCTCTCGCAACACATGTTGTGACTGATGTTTCCCTTTGGCTTCAATTAGTGAATGGTGTTTGTTATGCCCTGTGGTGAGAACAAATAGAGCGTTTGGTTAATCGACCTCGATATGTGAAGGGCATCATCTGAGTATTAGGGCCGTAAGTAAGCCTAATACAACGTGGCTCATGATGGATCTGGTTTCACTCGTTATCGACGCACTTAATGGAGTGGATTTTACACCGGTATCCTGTTGTAGCTAGTTGTTCCACTAAACGTGAATTCCTAGAAATGGTAAATCGGTAAGAACATGCCTGGGCTCGAGTATGAAACCCCGCACTGACAGCCATTTGCAGTTATATTACTTACATGCAAAGAGAGAAAATGCGGGAAGGCGGTGGTGGGGGAGCCATTCTCCGTAAATGTCAGCTGCCGCGGAGCGCTAAAGGCCTGGCTTTGAGGAGGAGGTCACTAACCATAGCGACAGGTGACCCTGTGCCGCGGGTTTCTGTGGTAACATCAAAGCCAACGCCATGTGGTGAGTCGACCCGCGGGGCCGCGCAACGCCGGTGGGTAAGCCGTATACAAAAAGAATGCGCCCCCCGCTGGATAAGGTGGTTCATATGCCTAACTGGATGCATGGCTGGATGTGGTTGACAGGCAGTGAGGGAACAGGTTTATATAAGTGGAAGAGATTAGAATGGATCAGGGCAAGATTGGATGTCTTCCAAATGCTCCACCTTTAATCATTCCCCCCTTACTTTCCCCCCTTGAGAGGCAAGTTTGTATCAGATGGGGAAACTTCAAGTACAGATGTAGTTCCCGCACAGGCCAGAGGACTTCAGCAGTtaccagattttttttttttgttaggaATAGTTTACTGCAAATACAGGCAAGAACTTTGGCTGAACCTTGAAAACCGACCTGTGGTTCATAAGTAGATGTAAATCACATTGTAAGATGGTATTGCATACAGTGttcttatatatttatttagaaagcAATGCCGATTTATCCGGTAGAATGTAATTTGAGTTCTCATAAAATGCACACATAgtaacccacacacaaacatctgttCCCCATCTTGTTTATTCAACTGCTCAAGTCAAACATAACCATCATGATTCTGCATATCATCAGCAATTACACTTCCGATTTTGGAAGGCTTCTAAAAAAACGTCGGGACCATATTGTGGTACTCAGGCTTGAGATTCAAGCCGGGGACCGAAGCATGTACAAATACCAGAAGCCCCACGAAAACAAACCAAAAGTATAAATTGGCACtcagtaaaaaaaaagcctGCCGATTCCCAAGTCAAGTCCTCCAAGTCGAGAGTGTCGACTTGAGGAAATACTCGGGGACACAATACTTAAAGCATGGACGACCTGGCGGAAGGCAGGCAACGAAACCCGATCGCTACGCGTCTCCCGTCCCGCCTCAAGCCCATCCTCTTACgcagccgtgtgtgtgcgtgcgcgagcGTTTTATGCGTCTTCCTCAGAAGTACATGTCCTGGAAGAGGTTCTGCCCCATCTCGATGTAGGCCTCCTTCTCCTGCGCGCTCATCTGCTCCACCAGCTGGGGCCGCTGGCTGACCTCCCGGTAGGAGAACGACTTCCCGCCCACCATCACCGTGGGCTCGTCGCCCACCTCCTCGaactcgtcgtcgtcgtcgtcgtccatcTCCTGGTGCTGCCGCTTGGAcgcgccccccccgccgccgccgccggcacgtcgagccgccgccgccgccgccgccacgagGGGAGGGGCCGCGGGCTTGTCGTCGTCCGACTCGCTGGTGTCGCTGTCCGAGTCGCTGCCGCCGGCGGTGGCCAGGGTGCGGGCGGCGGCCGCGGCGCTCGCCCCGCTGGTCGCTCCGCCTCCGCCGGCGCCGGCCGCGCCCCGTTTCTCGTGGATGAGGAGGGCACGCATCACTTCCTCGTTCTCGTCCGATTGGTCCAATCCGTGGGCCCCGGCGCCGTCCTGGCTGCCGGCGATTTCTCCGGCTGTAGGAGGAAAGGTTTATCGGTTATGCAGAAATGCATGGCGAGCATAATGGTTTCACTTAGCGTGGGACCACGATGCACCTGGGCACCATCAACCTGCCCCTTTGGTAGCTtctaactactgttgaactgatAAGAGcttaacattaacatttagactacattgttgatttaatggacaataacacacatacacacacacacacgcctgtttCAATGTGACTATGTGTTGGTGGGGGCAATACAAGTTTCTTGAAACTTtttaattagtgtgtgtgtgcagttttcCAAGTTAATTTAAGACTTCTTAATGCCATCTGGGTAACACGTAGAAAACAGTTTAATACAGATTTCACGGCACAACGGCTTATAAGCATATGACAGTCCTCGACCTGGATGTTAAATAAGTGCACACATTTATTTGAATGGTGCGTTTCTTTGTTCTAGTTCTGTCACTTTATCTCAGGGGTGCAGCCTCTCTCACTATAGAAGTATCCTGCACGCGTTAGTATCACGCCAGGGCAGTGGTCAACACAGCTGGTGCATGCTGCTGGAGGGAAATTAATATCTATTTCACCTcaactatatatacatatttgagGTTCATTAGTTTCCTCTCAGGactttcaaaaagaaaaaatttaGACCTATGAAATTATATTTAGGTCTTTCTAATGCCTTTTAATGAAATTCATTGCTTAATATTTTTGATACATCCGCGGGTTCAATCTTAATACATAAAAAACATTAATGTTCTATAATATAGACATATTGGGCTAGAATTATAGAAAACTTATGGTCTGTTACATTGACATACTGggttagaaaaataaaacagaattgTTTCTATAATAAACATATTGGGCTAGAAATATAAAACCCAAATTCCTTAAAATGTagacatgaaaaataaacaatcatAGGCCTTCTGCTTCGCAAACCCCCAAACTCTGCCAAATGTGGTGCTCGCAGAGCAGAACCTCTGTGTGTGACAGACTGTTAAAACCTCATTTAAAAGCAGGCCTCCCTCCGATAACATCTCCATTTCCGGATTCTGAAAGGTCTCCCAGGTCGTTACGAAAACAGACGCCCACCGCCCTGACGCAGGCCTCTCGGAAGGGCATCATTCAAAGCCATTTCCCAAGGCAGGGTTTTTATTAATGAGCAAAATCCTTGCCGAGCCAAGGACTAATCAAGTCTCTGATTGCTTCAATTTGACAATTACGAGTCGTGGGGAGTCTGGCCTGGCCCGATGCGGGCCTGCCCTCAGGTGGAGGAACACGATGTGTAGCTGTAGGCTCTAGAGGGGGTGGATGATAACCCGGCTGACCCCTGATCCCAACACACTGTTTGGCCACCGGTGGCACACAGAATTGTGTATGCACGAACGCATCCCAAAGGGGCGGCTAACCATAACAAAATTCTCATTTTGATGAGAAACCCAACACATATCTGTCCTTTTCGAATTATGTGAAGTACATGTAAAGAAGGAATCCAGTAATCGCCCTGAGAGGGATATCTAGTTGCGATATCGAGAATTAGCTGGGCATTTGGCCCAATATTGGTATATCGCGTTTACAAAAAAGGTATGGGGGGTTCTGGGATAAGCTTGCATGTGAGTCCTTGTTAGGCTTTGCgaaaagtaagtaattaagttaTTAATTACCCAGAAATCTTTCATCCCGTTTCCCTGTGCAACACACACCACTTTGTCTCAATATCCAAATCAAGTCAATCTCCTTTGGAGTCATAATACAACGCTGGAAATGCCCTGACGCATCACTGGGACATTTCCATGAGGTCACTCCTGCCACCACTCCAGCCTGAAATCAAACTCCAAACCCCCTCCCCTTTGCCCCTGAATTTATTGTACCGTTTAGTTTTTGCCTACCTTTGCACAATTCAGAATTAGTTTGCACTATTTAGAATTAATTGATTTTAAATATTACTTATTTAATTTGACCGAATTTGATATTTTTCTATGTATTGCACCGCGTGTCAGAGACAAACGCCATGTCGTGTCTCGCGCGTGTATTGGAATTGACGATAAAGCCGACTTTGACTCCGCAGTTTAAGAAACGAACCAAAGACCAACAAAAAGACAGGAAGCGGGGCTCACGGTTCTTGGCGGCGTCCGGCTCGCTGTAGGCTCCCTGCACGGTGCTCTGGGTCAGCCACACGGGCCTCTCCTTGACGGGCTTGCCCTCGTTGGCCTGACGGCGctggtcctcctgctcctccatgcTGATGACCACGTTCTGGGTGTACATGTCGCCGTACGACGGGCCCTTGCTGGTCCAGGCCTCGCGCTGGGGCCCCGAGGCGCCCAGGAGCGCGGCGGCGCGGTCGCggctggacggggggggggggagagagggtcaaAAGGGGTTAAGGTCGGAGTAGATAGGTCGGTCGTCACTGGTCGGGCCAGTGGGAAGAAACAGGAGGGCTGGGAGACAAATATAGAGTAAATGGagtgcatttatatagcgcattTATATAAAGCGCTTTacattgcctgacattcacccattcatgcacacattcacacaaatcgtcgggaacaGTTAGggtcaggtgccttgctcagggacacctcgacactctaggagctaggaggagccggggatcgaactagcaaccttgcggttaccagcaaacccactcctcctcctgagCTCAAGATTAATGCGAGGAGAGGGATTAAGGCTCTGAGAGAACGGAGCCGATTCCAAAAAGGAACGGCTCATGTTTAACTGTGATCCGTTATTAAATCATGGTTAAACATGGAGGACCGAGAATTAAGTGCAGGGCTTCTACCTCAGAGCTCATGTCAAACGTATGCAAATATATTAAGGGCTAGATATTCTCATGAAGGATCCTGCATCGAACCACCAGGAATTAAATCTGCACATTGCAAAGCGGTGAGGACAACTGCTGATTTAGACTTTGCTACAAAGAAATCCCTTTAGTTTTCTCGCAAGCAATTCATAGAAAGTTACTCATAGAAAGGGGATCATTTGAAGTCGATGTTAAGCTACTCTAAAAATAGAATGGTTTGCAAGTCCCCGATATCCATTCCCTGTACACGGCCTGCGTGAACACAGACAGTTGTGTGATTAACTGCTTGGCACGAACACAATCTCAGCCCTGCAATGCAATTAAAGAAGATAAAACCAGGTGTGGATTGACTTTCCAGGGTGAACCCCTGTTCCTTCAAGTGGATCTCCCATTAGCTGCAAGTGGACCCTTTCCACTTTGATTGGATGATTGCACAATACAGGAAGtccttcaccacacacacacaaaaataaatgaacacaactccctctctctccctccctccctccctccctcccgtcctccctccctctctcacctctgctTGAGGGCGGGGATCTCCGAGGGCTCGGGCTCCAGCAGGTCTTGGGACAGGTTGACGTTCTCCGTCTCGCGCAACAGCACGTAGATGGGCTCGATCTGCTCGTTGAAGCGGGCCACCTGCGTCCGGGCGTCCTTCTTGGGCACCGCCgactcgtcctcctccacctccgtctgGCAGAAGGTGCAGTGGAAGGTCCCTGAAGGAGCCGAGAAGGGAGACACAGACGGAGAgcgagtcagagacagagacaaaacgGACAGAGACAAAACgagacggggagagagcgagagtcaagagtcagagaaagagaacaaaagagacagtgagagagaaaaaccgagagagagagaaaccgagagagagagagagagagagagagagagagagagagtcagagagagagagagacagagacagagacagagagagacacagacagacagacaccaaaagagagagagaaacagagagggagagaaacagagagagagaaacagacagagagagagagtcagagagagacaaaaagagacaCAGAAGGAGTTAgtcagacagtgagagagacagagaaagagacagagacagaaacacacagactcagacagacatggtcagagagagagggacagagagaggtttACATTCAGAAACTGTTTCAATTGgcccaaaaaatacaaaatagatCCAGCATTCACTGGGCTGAGAAGAAAATCGTATGGTTTTGCATTCCACCCTATTCATGGATGTCATTATATTCATCTGACCAAACCTCACTGCAAAACTGCAAAGATGAAAGACCAGAATGGGCACTCCTGCTTTGAATAGACGCCGGTGACAAGATAGACTATAAACAGCTTTTTTAAAGAAGAGATCAATGCAGACATGCAACTATGGAATCCCATTTTTGCATTTTACATTTcgatataaaaaaagaataaaaactCAAGACTATCGATTCAATCTTTTGCAACTGAAAAAAGATAGGAGGTTtctttgatatcccataatacTAATGACAAGTAAGTAAAGCGGCCAATTCAGTAGGTTTTGCAGCTGGTGCGTATTAGTGGAAGAGGAAGGAACTGTCCAAACCGGTCACACAGAAAGGCATGACATCAAGTGCTAGTGCAGGTTGActaagggagggggaggaaatgGAGGGGAAGACAGGACATGCTGTTGGGCATGCAGTAGCACAACCAGATCTGAAGGGAAAAGGACAGGAGTGGGCCAATACCTCTGGATACACCCAGGTAGGAGTTCACAGAGGTgataaaagaagaaagaaacgatggaggacagaaagagagggaagagcAAGAGACAAAGACGtgggaaccagagagagagagcataagagagagcaagagagagaacgagagagcgagagagaattagagaggaagagagagaatgagagagggagagagaacgagagagcgagggggagagagaacgagagagcgagggggagagagaacgagagagcgagggggagagagaacgagagagcgagggggagagagaacgagagagcgagggggagagagaacgagagagcgagggggagagagaacgagagagcgagggggagagagaacgagagagcgagggggagagcgagagagaacgagagagcgagggggagagcgagagagaacgagagagcgagagcaactGGGGATTGCATGGACATCACTCGTAAATTATGCAGGGTGGCACTATTCACAGAGAAAACCATTCTGGTCAGTTTGGACTGAAACCATCTGCTTACGAGGGGCAGCCAACATGTACGGACCAAAACAGTGTGCATAAAGAGGGGTTGGATAACCCTGAGCTATTAGCAATTAGCATCAACATAACCAGTGTTTCCctcagcactgtatggttaagacggccaccttaacaacaatagggctccgccttgactaccaatgtatattaaaaaaatatatagacattttttttataaatattttttaattattatgcattaacaaagtagaaaactctcgtagggaaagaaaagatacttccatcaggtatagaaaataaagatcgataatgcat from the Gadus macrocephalus chromosome 20, ASM3116895v1 genome contains:
- the gtf2e1 gene encoding general transcription factor IIE subunit 1, with the protein product MTEPELLTEVPAALKRLAKQVVRGFYGMDHALALDVLIRNPCVREEDMLELLKFDRKQLRSVLNTLKGDKFVKCRMRVETAPDGKTTRHNYYFINYRLLVNVVKYKLDHIRRRIETDERDSTNRASFRCPCCFSVFTDLEANQLFDPMTGTFHCTFCQTEVEEDESAVPKKDARTQVARFNEQIEPIYVLLRETENVNLSQDLLEPEPSEIPALKQSRDRAAALLGASGPQREAWTSKGPSYGDMYTQNVVISMEEQEDQRRQANEGKPVKERPVWLTQSTVQGAYSEPDAAKNPGEIAGSQDGAGAHGLDQSDENEEVMRALLIHEKRGAAGAGGGGATSGASAAAAARTLATAGGSDSDSDTSESDDDKPAAPPLVAAAAAAARRAGGGGGGGASKRQHQEMDDDDDDEFEEVGDEPTVMVGGKSFSYREVSQRPQLVEQMSAQEKEAYIEMGQNLFQDMYF